The proteins below are encoded in one region of Apium graveolens cultivar Ventura chromosome 4, ASM990537v1, whole genome shotgun sequence:
- the LOC141719795 gene encoding uncharacterized protein LOC141719795, whose product MTSEGSGFAQPSIPKFDGHYDHWAMLMENFLRSKEYWDLVEMGISKRTEDKESGEKQKKVIDKELEEERKAIDGLKLKDLKVKNYLFQAIDMPIMETILDKDSSKSIWDSMKQKYQGTTKVKRAQLQELRREFELLQMLEGEKVDEYFAQTLTIANKMKIHGEKIGQVMIVEKILRTMTQRFNYVVCSIEESNDLDKMTIDEL is encoded by the coding sequence ATGACAAGTGAAGGGAGTGGTTTTGCGCAGCCGTCCATACCGAAGTTTGATGGTCACTATGATCACTGGGCTATGCTCATGGAGAATTTTCTCAGGTCGAAAGAGTATTGGGATTTGGTGGAAATGGGAATTTCAAAGAGGACAGAAGACAAGGAGTCCGGCGAGAAGCAAAAGAAGGTGATTGACAAAGAATTAGAGGAGGAAAGGAAGGCAATTGATGGTCTAAAACTGAAAGATTTAAAGGTAAAAAATTATCTTTTTCAAGCAATTGACATGCCTATTATGGAGACGATTCTTGATAAAGATAGTTCTAAGAGTATATGGGATTCAATGAAACAAAAGTATCAAGGTACAACCAAAGTGAAACGGGCTCAATTGCAGGAATTAAGAAGGGAATTTGAGCTACTACAAATGTTAGAGGGCGAAAAGGTTGATGAGTATTTTGCTCAAACACTCACAATTGCTAATAAGATGAAGATACATGGTGAGAAAATAGGACAAGTCATGATTGTCGAAAAGATTTTAAGAACGATGACTCAAAGATTTAATTATGTTGTATGCTCGATAGAAGAATCAAATGATTTGGATAAGATGACCATTGATGAACTATAA